ggaataGCACATGGGGCCTTTCCATTCTTGGGAGCGCCAGCTCCCACCCggctccagggcagggggctggtgggctgtggggggaatgggaaatgggcccttccccccccgaCCCTGGATCTGTGTTGTGCTTCCTCCACAGCCGGCGCTTTCCCCATCTCCACCGACCCCTCCCCGGTGATGGCGCTCCTGGGCTCCGACGTGCTCCTGACATGCAGCTTCCCCACGGCCCCATGTGGGGCAGGCAAGGGGGACAGGCAGCTGCGGTGACCTGGTACTTCCAGGGCCAGGCACTGATGGAGCTGGACAGCATCGCGATCACCACgaggaagggggcagagctctttgCCCCAGAGCTGCCCAGGGGCAACGCTTCGCTCCTCCTGCGCCGCGTCACGCTGGCCGACCAGGGCCCCAACCGCTGCTCTGTGCACTACGGGGGGCAGCGTGGAGAGGGCAGCGTCCGCTTACGGGTGGCAGGTAGAGTCATGCCCATGCTCCTGGCCAGGCAGGGCTGCGTCACTGGGCCACTGACGAGCTTGGCCACGGCCCCAGGATGGTTTCAGAGCCGCATTCTCCAGGGGGAGTCAAGTGAGGCGCTCGGGGGGCGGATGAGCCGGGGGGCCTttgtggaggggatggggtgggtttGGGGCTGCCAGTGCTGGCTGGTGGGAAAGCCTGGGACGGAGCCGAtgccccaggctgccctggacggGGAGCAGGGACGGACACCGCAGGGGGCACTGGGCACCTGGAGAGCCTTTCCCAGCTGGTGCAGCTGGGACCTTCCACCCCAGCTGCTTCCCCTGcgaccccctctccctgcagagctTCCCCTGCCCAGCTCTCTGGACTCCCCGTCTCTGTCTCCCCCAGCGCTGCCGCGGGTCGAGGTGCCCAGCCCCGTGGTGCAGAGGGAGGAGGACAGCGTCCTGGTGTGCTGCGTGCGGGGGTTTTACCCCCAGCACATCGCAGTGTCCTGGCTCCGGGACGGGCGGGAGCTAAACGCCTCCTTCATCTCTGCCGTGCGCCGGGGGCACCGGGACGAGACCTTCAGCCTGGTGACCGTCTACAGATTCACCCCCACGGAGCAGGATCTGGGGGCGCTCTTATCCTGCCGGGCATGGCACCCCCTGCTGAACCAGTCCCGCCAGACCGACTTCCGGATCGCCTTCAGGGGTGAGGTCTCAGCCCGTCTGCGCCGTCCAGGGCAGGAGGATCCCCCACGGcctgtcccccagccctggggctcccagacTTTCCTTTGGGGTGGGGATCCCCAGCTCACAaactccccagctctggggctccCGGCACTTACCATGGAAAGGGGATCCCCCTGCCTCATgagaccccccccagcaccagggtTAAATCTATGCTCCAACCAGAACCCCCTTGTGTCATTTCACCCCATTACTCCTGGATCTCCCCTGCACTAtctttccctccccgcccccatcagGAGCACCCCAGGTCAGAaccatccttccccccccccatgcccatgTGCAGAGTTAGAGTCACTGACCCCCGTGATTTCCCCCTGCCGGATCCCGTCGGGGTCTCTGTGCTCCCCTGTAAATAATCGACTCATGGCTGGGGTGCCCCCCGCATGGCTGGACGTGGCTTATCGGGCTCTCCTCGGCCAGTGCCCCCTGCCAGCCGTCACTCTGGCTCTGCCGCGGTCTCTCTTCTCCTGACCCTGCTCTCCGGCCTATTCACGTTTTACTGCCACCCCTGCCAGCGTAATCAAAGGCCAACGAGTAACTGCCCAATGTCCTGACAATTTGTTCGGGCTGACTCGGGGGCTCTGGACCTGACATCCTGCTCTGTGGGTGCTCGCTCACTCTCATCCCCTGCTCCATGCACCCTTCAGGGGCTGGcagaggaacccaggcctgctcaGGACCCCACATCACCCTAtaggggctggcaggggaacccaggcctgctcaGAGCCCCACAGTGCCCAGTAACCCCCCAAAACACAAACCAACCTCTGCCCTCCTGGGGCTGGACCTTCCCCCACAGCCCGTTCCTCCATTGGACCCTCCCTCCctggagggccagatcctgccttTACCTCCCCACTGGGGCTTATTCCCCCAGCCGCTGCTCCATGGGCCTCCTGGTCTCTTATCGTATCGACTTCGCTACTCGGGAGAGGAGCCCAGAGCCGCCCCCAAACTCTCAAATCCCAGACAAGGGCAGGGTTCCTCCTGCAGCCCCTTCTACTCCACACTTC
This DNA window, taken from Dermochelys coriacea isolate rDerCor1 chromosome 6, rDerCor1.pri.v4, whole genome shotgun sequence, encodes the following:
- the LOC122460542 gene encoding natural cytotoxicity triggering receptor 3 ligand 1-like, producing the protein MQLPHGPMWGRQGGQAAAVTWYFQGQALMELDSIAITTRKGAELFAPELPRGNASLLLRRVTLADQGPNRCSVHYGGQRGEGSVRLRVAALPRVEVPSPVVQREEDSVLVCCVRGFYPQHIAVSWLRDGRELNASFISAVRRGHRDETFSLVTVYRFTPTEQDLGALLSCRAWHPLLNQSRQTDFRIAFRGLEEQCGLLEPGLRILLWTLRGTLLLAMVLGGWSCYSSGRRRGQPAQVREWIWTPRCWRSPWGAARGSSRETGGAVLAERIEKRNPVSAAHGAAYASRLVLTGAPG